From one Deinococcus aetherius genomic stretch:
- a CDS encoding IS6 family transposase, giving the protein MSGKKLPGYRFPLAVISYAVWMYHRFTLSHRDVEELLLERGIVVSRESIRTWCINFSDLLAQGLRHRELPRGSRWHLDEMHVDVGGVTHWLWRAALEHGVVLDVFLQQHRDTEAAKSFSERLLGEYDTPEVIHTDKLWSYGASLRELPVLHAVEHVQVVSPARCNNLVEQSHRPTRRQERQQRGFRSRRRTQSFLDLHVRIANLHHAARSTVPAPHRRSHQQAAFKTWWGTVQRVA; this is encoded by the coding sequence CTGAGCGGCAAGAAGCTCCCTGGCTACCGATTTCCTCTCGCTGTGATCAGCTACGCGGTTTGGATGTACCACCGCTTTACCCTCAGCCACCGCGATGTTGAGGAACTCCTGCTGGAGCGGGGCATCGTCGTTTCGCGCGAGTCCATTCGGACCTGGTGCATCAACTTCAGTGACCTCTTGGCCCAGGGTCTCCGCCACCGGGAACTTCCACGGGGTTCCCGGTGGCATTTGGACGAAATGCATGTGGATGTCGGGGGCGTCACCCACTGGTTGTGGCGGGCCGCCCTGGAACACGGCGTCGTGCTGGACGTCTTCCTTCAGCAACACCGGGACACCGAGGCTGCCAAGTCGTTTTCTGAGCGCCTGCTGGGGGAATACGATACGCCAGAGGTGATCCACACCGACAAGCTCTGGAGTTATGGTGCGTCCCTGCGCGAGCTTCCCGTGCTCCACGCCGTGGAGCACGTCCAAGTGGTCTCTCCGGCCCGCTGCAATAATTTGGTCGAGCAGTCCCACCGTCCAACACGGCGGCAGGAACGTCAGCAGCGAGGGTTCCGATCACGAAGACGGACGCAGAGCTTTCTCGACCTGCACGTCCGGATCGCCAACCTTCACCATGCCGCTCGCTCGACTGTCCCCGCTCCTCACCGTCGTTCTCATCAACAGGCTGCTTTCAAAACGTGGTGGGGAACAGTACAGCGGGTGGCCTGA
- a CDS encoding aldo/keto reductase, translating to MDYRHLGRTGLKVSPLCLGTMNFGPETSEPDSFRIMDRALDLGLNFFDTANVYGWKQGEGVTEQIVGRWLEQNSGARDRIVLATKVYGKMGEGPNDQKLSAYHIRRACEDSLRRLKTDRIDLYQMHHIDRATPWEEVWQAMEWLVGQGMVLYVGSSNFAGWNIAQANSIAAQRNFMGLVSEQSLYNLQARMVELEVIPACRAFGLGLIPWSPLGGGLLGGALQKAEGGRRASERMQGQIEKYRPQLERYEALCRDLGEQPADVALAWLLSNPVVTAPIIGPRTLEQLEGNLRALDVRLSEETLKELDAIWPGPGGQAPEAYAW from the coding sequence ATGGACTACCGTCACCTCGGACGCACCGGCCTCAAGGTCAGCCCCCTCTGCCTCGGCACCATGAACTTCGGCCCCGAGACGAGCGAACCGGACAGCTTCCGCATCATGGACCGGGCCCTGGACCTCGGCCTGAACTTCTTCGACACCGCCAACGTCTACGGCTGGAAGCAGGGCGAGGGCGTGACAGAGCAGATCGTCGGCCGCTGGCTGGAACAGAATTCCGGGGCGCGCGACCGGATCGTTCTCGCCACCAAGGTCTACGGCAAGATGGGCGAGGGCCCCAACGACCAGAAGCTCTCGGCCTACCACATCCGCCGCGCGTGTGAGGACAGCCTGCGGCGGCTGAAGACCGACCGCATCGACCTCTACCAGATGCACCACATCGACCGCGCCACGCCCTGGGAGGAGGTGTGGCAGGCGATGGAGTGGCTGGTGGGGCAGGGCATGGTGCTGTACGTGGGCTCGAGCAACTTCGCGGGCTGGAACATCGCGCAGGCCAACTCCATCGCCGCGCAGCGCAACTTCATGGGGCTGGTGTCCGAGCAGAGCCTGTACAACCTCCAGGCCCGCATGGTCGAGCTGGAGGTCATCCCGGCGTGCCGCGCCTTCGGGCTGGGGCTGATTCCGTGGAGTCCGCTGGGAGGCGGGCTGCTGGGCGGTGCGCTGCAAAAGGCGGAGGGGGGCCGCCGGGCGAGCGAGCGGATGCAGGGGCAAATCGAGAAGTACCGGCCGCAACTGGAGCGGTACGAGGCGCTGTGCCGGGACTTGGGGGAGCAACCGGCGGACGTGGCGCTGGCGTGGCTGCTCAGCAACCCGGTGGTGACAGCGCCGATCATCGGGCCGCGAACGCTGGAGCAACTGGAGGGGAACCTGCGGGCACTGGACGTGCGGCTCTCAGAAGAGACCCTGAAGGAACTGGACGCGATCTGGCCGGGACCCGGGGGGCAGGCCCCGGAGGCCTACGCGTGGTGA
- a CDS encoding NAD-dependent epimerase/dehydratase family protein has protein sequence MNARRVVVTGSSGKAGRAVVRELLKHGYDVTAVDLVPFDAVGLPRPLAGNLRADLTDFGQTLEVLRGMDGVVHLANIPAPGLTTPGRTFLENTAMNFAVFSAAVQGGLKRVVWASSETTLGLPFDTPPRYAPVDEEHFPLPESTYALSKVVGETLAEQFARWSKIGFVGLRISNIMEPHDYAAFPGFWADAHLRKWNLWGYVDARDVAQACRLGLEADVSGARSVIVAAADTVMNRPSRELMAEVFPGVPVAPDLGDFGTLLSVREAGRVLGYVPGYSWRSMVTAGRLRQDRSAPEG, from the coding sequence GTGAACGCGCGCCGCGTGGTCGTTACCGGATCGAGCGGCAAGGCGGGCCGCGCGGTCGTCCGCGAGCTGCTGAAACACGGTTACGACGTGACCGCGGTAGACCTCGTGCCCTTCGACGCCGTGGGCTTGCCTCGCCCACTCGCGGGGAACCTGCGCGCCGACCTCACCGACTTCGGGCAGACGCTGGAGGTGTTGCGCGGGATGGACGGGGTCGTTCACCTCGCCAACATCCCCGCGCCCGGGTTAACCACGCCGGGGCGAACCTTTCTGGAGAACACGGCCATGAACTTCGCGGTGTTCTCGGCAGCGGTGCAGGGCGGCCTGAAGCGGGTGGTGTGGGCGTCGAGCGAGACGACGCTCGGTCTGCCCTTCGACACCCCGCCGCGCTACGCCCCGGTGGACGAGGAGCACTTCCCGCTGCCGGAGAGCACCTACGCCCTGTCCAAGGTGGTCGGCGAGACGCTGGCCGAGCAGTTCGCGCGCTGGTCGAAGATTGGGTTCGTGGGCCTGAGAATCTCGAACATCATGGAGCCCCACGACTACGCGGCCTTTCCGGGTTTCTGGGCCGACGCGCACCTGCGCAAGTGGAACCTGTGGGGCTATGTGGACGCGCGGGATGTGGCGCAGGCATGCCGCCTGGGGCTGGAGGCGGACGTGAGCGGGGCCCGAAGCGTCATCGTCGCGGCTGCGGATACGGTGATGAACCGGCCCTCGCGCGAACTGATGGCCGAGGTGTTTCCCGGCGTGCCGGTCGCGCCGGACCTCGGGGACTTCGGGACGTTGCTCTCGGTCCGGGAGGCCGGGCGGGTGCTGGGGTACGTGCCCGGGTACTCCTGGCGAAGCATGGTGACAGCGGGGAGGCTGAGGCAGGACCGGTCTGCCCCGGAGGGGTAG
- a CDS encoding alpha/beta fold hydrolase, whose translation MTSWPVQDGIFELGDLTVERGGVIQGARLAWQTHGTLNAARDNVIVYPTSYTATHATQSWPIGPDGVLDPERYFIVIPDMFSNGLSSGAADTPDYPEVVTLRDNVLAQSRLLGEVFGVERVSAVYGFSMGAMQAYHWAALFPERVERVIVVCGSARTALHNRVFLSGLLRTLEAAPEHLGQGRFSAEPRAALRAFAHIYAGWGLSQDFYRAELFRTALGFPDLETYLRADWEEGFAGCRAANLYAQAVSWLHGDISAGDLYGGDLSRALSAIQARVLLLPGETDLYFRVADNAAELPHLRFGELRPIPSIWGHRAGSPAGLPEELDFLKGEVRRWLAG comes from the coding sequence GTGACCTCCTGGCCGGTCCAGGACGGCATCTTCGAGCTGGGCGACCTCACCGTCGAGCGCGGCGGCGTGATCCAGGGCGCCCGGCTGGCCTGGCAGACCCACGGCACCCTCAACGCCGCCCGGGACAACGTCATCGTCTACCCGACCAGCTACACCGCCACCCACGCCACCCAGAGCTGGCCCATCGGCCCGGATGGTGTGTTGGACCCCGAGCGGTACTTCATCGTCATCCCAGACATGTTCTCCAATGGGCTCTCGTCTGGCGCCGCCGACACGCCCGACTACCCCGAGGTCGTCACGTTGCGGGACAATGTGCTGGCCCAGTCCCGGCTGCTCGGGGAGGTGTTCGGCGTGGAGCGGGTATCCGCCGTCTACGGCTTCTCGATGGGCGCGATGCAGGCCTACCACTGGGCGGCCCTGTTTCCAGAACGGGTCGAGCGGGTCATCGTGGTGTGCGGCAGCGCGCGCACGGCCCTGCACAACCGCGTCTTTCTCTCCGGGCTGCTCAGGACCCTGGAGGCGGCCCCCGAGCACCTGGGGCAGGGCCGGTTCTCGGCCGAGCCCCGGGCGGCGCTGCGGGCCTTTGCGCACATCTACGCGGGCTGGGGCCTGAGCCAGGACTTCTACCGTGCGGAACTGTTTCGCACGGCCCTGGGCTTCCCCGACCTGGAGACGTACCTGCGCGCGGACTGGGAGGAGGGCTTCGCCGGGTGCCGGGCCGCGAATCTCTACGCCCAGGCGGTGAGCTGGCTGCACGGCGACATCAGCGCGGGCGACCTGTACGGCGGGGACCTGAGCCGGGCACTCTCTGCCATTCAGGCACGGGTGTTGCTGCTGCCTGGTGAGACCGATCTGTACTTCCGAGTGGCGGACAACGCGGCCGAACTCCCCCACCTGCGCTTCGGGGAACTGCGGCCCATCCCAAGCATCTGGGGGCACCGGGCGGGCAGCCCGGCGGGTTTACCCGAGGAACTGGACTTCCTGAAGGGCGAGGTCCGGCGCTGGCTCGCGGGCTGA